One Pangasianodon hypophthalmus isolate fPanHyp1 chromosome 7, fPanHyp1.pri, whole genome shotgun sequence genomic window, aaaacttaaaaaaaataaataaataaaaaacatggttcattgtgttacgctgccctgtgacacagcatgagcaatAGTtcgaaaaaaaatgcagaggcatgtcttggaggaagcacatgttagccttcaccctccctgttTGGTAGTGTGATGGGGAGAGTTAACTAGTTGGATAGGAATTggcaaattagggagaaaataggggggaaaaaagaaaaactgaatatgttttcccattttcacTATGTGCTCTACTGCAGTAAGTATCAATCAGTATTTGTCTTAGAGTAATTATATcaattaataatgtattaattatgtCTTATAGTCCTGATCATATCTAGTAAGTTTAAATGATTGAAATGTTGTGACAATGTTGTCGTTATAATCATCAGGTGGACAATCACCTTGCTGAGGCGAGGCAGTTTAATATGGACGCCAGCGCGAAGGCCTGTGCCCAAGTTAGAAGGGCAGGTGAGGATGTAACCCAGATGCTCATTCCACATGAACTCCCAGCCTTTCTCCTGAATCAGCCTCTCCAcctgagcagacagacagaagcacGCAATCACCTGGATGGCTGGATGCATTTGATAAAGCAAATGTCATGCAGATCTGTGCAAATTTGTGGTTCAGCACAAATTCTTTTCACATACACCAGCAGTCAAAAGTCTGCAAATGCTAGACTGaattcatatttttcattctcttaagacattttaataaaagtataaaattaaaagacaaatgtaaatagtggcattaatgtatacatttatttctgaatcaaaacgtgttttgttttttgtttttttaaaaaaaagcagttattAATAAAGGtgataaaagtacaaaaattcTTTACTTAACTAAAAGTTATCAtcatctaaataaatacttGTTGATTAAATACTCGTTGAAGttaaaagtagaaaagtataaacCCTATAAAGTATGAACCAATTGCTAGGTTGTGAGTAGAAAGCTGTGATCATTCTTTTGAAATGTGAAtgaaatctgcatgattttttttttgccttgcgctgctgccacctgattgacTGGTTGTATAATTTCCTGAATGTGCAGGTGCACaggcattcctaataaagtggaaggtGCAGCTCTCTAATGCATTACTGAGATACCACTATTATGTTAGTGATAAAAGCTAAGTTATACAACAACTATAACTATAAGATTTCAAAAGTATTACAAAAGCAGCTCAAAACAGTTTTGGAAGACATAGTCTAAGACAGACTAAAAAACAATCTTGCTGGACAGTTTGTTCTTCTGCTGTATATCCACAAAAGGGTATTGCTCCACACTGCTGTAAACACAGCTGAGTTACATGTCCCAGATTcctgatgaataaataatagaagCTTATGTTACATTAATGTGGCCAGCGAGAGTCGAGTGAGCTCACCTCTTTGAGGCCCCTACAGAAACGCTCAAAGACCCTCTTCATATTGCCCCCTTTCTCCATGGAGATCACCCGAGTGTGGTCCTCCTCATTAACCCACACCAAGAATGTTTTCTCATTGTTATGCCTATAAAAGAACCACAGTATTAAAACCTATAGCTAATAACAgacatgtatttaaataattcatgttCAGTTTCAACCTGACTGTGCCTAACAACTGACCTACAACGTTTATTAAGAAGCTTTTTTTCcagaaagtctgtgaaaatgcaaaatatttgaGAGTATTACTAAGATTGTTGACCTTTAACCAGACTAGTAAGATGATTATGCAAATGTGTGCTACAGGCAAAGCAGGGTCTCTCCCAAACCACTTTTTTGCATTAACTCCTATCAAATCACTCATACAGCACTGCTGTAGTAATCGTCTTCTCTAAGTTCAAGATATTTACTGAGCTAAATTATGAGCTGGAGCACAGGTAGTTCAAGGCTGTCTGCCCTGGAAGCCAAGAAGCCGCACTgagaaagaaaatcaatcaTGAAGGATACTCGGACAAGGACGTAAGTGATCAATCTTGGATGAGTGTACAGGGGGGGAAGCGGCTGCCTCATACTATATCTGGATCCTGACACTCATCCCCAGACTGAGCAGCATTAGCAGCTAAAGCATTATTCTCTCCAGTCCTTCAGCCTCCTGCTGAGATGCCTCTTACCAGATGCCTCTGGCATCAGGCCAATCCCGTGCCATTCCTGCGCACGTCAGAAGGGGCGAAACTGGCTTATCAAACAGGAAATGATCCTACAAGACCAAACAGATgggacatatatatatagaatgttaatttcatataacagaataatgaaatattatataattaacatGAGATGGAGATGTGAGAGGGTAAAGTGATGGCAAAGTGCCCTAGCTTCCTGCGAAAATGCAAAAGCATAAATGTCATTTTGACTTTTAAATGAAAGACATCAACAGCAGTTGCTGTCATGTAATAATTTGTAACTGTCCTCAACATAGAGTACATGATGATAATAAAGTTTTGCAAGACAGATACGCACATCGAtgagctgctgctgttcctgTTCAGTCATCTCTGTTAGACTGTAGTATTTGCCCACCAGGGTACCCTGCAGGCCAGCGAGAGCGTTCACCACCACCCGCTCCACCTCTCTGCGCTCAGCACGCGTGCAGGCAGGAGGCAAGCTCAGACCTCGAATACTGCGGCCCGTCCGCACCCGCGACGACAGCACATACTTCTCATCAAAGACACCGCCTCGTATCTGATaggagaacattaaaaaaaaaacaaaaaaaaaacactatattaGAAAGGGCATTATTGTAATGCATTTAATAGCAGTCTTATAAGTTGTACAAGTAATGCAAAGTTGTGTACCAGATAAGATCAGTGTCAGATGTTTCTTATACAATATGCTGGTATTTATGCAATTATTTGAGTAAATATGcaattatttgagttattaatGGAAAGACAATATGTTAACACTATTTTATACTGCAGTTCCAAGTACCTTATTAGAATCCAGGTCAGTGGGATGTTTCATAGTGCGTGGGTCATAACCATTGTGTCTCTCTGTGATGACAGGGTCAAAAATATCAGCAAACacctgtcaggaaaaaaagatttctcaACTTACAAGAATAAGCCGCATATTTTCATCTTTCACAAaccacatgtacacacacacacttaacaatTCGTAgggttttaaaataattttgtgaaATGCATGCCTCAAATCTTGCATCAGCTTCCACAAGGAATATAATATCATAGAAACTGCTTTGTACAACTACAAACCTTGTTAATTATGAAGAAGTATTTAATCATATTCTCCAGTTTTCATTATCTATTTGTTGGCCAGCATTGCGGTCGTACTAACTTAATTTACTACTTATCACTCATCTCCAGTGGAAAGTAATTttatagagaaaaagagatggagAAGTAGAAGTTCCCAGGCATGTTATACGACTGTTTCCCTGAATGCCTAAAAAGGCTGTGAATCTTACTTTAGAATAGAGATGTAACAGAATATGAATACGTTATTTgaattgaacagataatgtgttctaaacagatataaatacagatatgattAGGAAGtgctctccccccccccccctttttttttctttaaagaaaggTTGCTAGAAACCAGGTGTACATCAGACCGGAATCCTGTgggaaacaataaaaaaagtcatGCAAGCAGTCAGATACGAAGCTCGTGTGCATAAGTGAGCTGTCAGATATGAAACTCGctggaataaaacataaatttgCAGCTCTGTGCAATGTATTTTCATTCAGTCATCCTTAGtgactgcctggtcagggttgaggcgACAAATTAAactattgggttttttttttttttttattaatatatatatattggataTCTCTGGTCTCATTTCATCACCATGCTGGCAGTGCTGGTATTTTTTTCCGTGTTTTCCAGCGTTTCCGGGGACATGGTGGTACggtttatataaaattaaattatatttaattaaaaaaaaaaaaaaaaacgtttaggccacacccgcttatccaaatacagatagaaATACAGATTTTGCATTACTTCTTAGATGAAGTACTTTAAAatcattcacaaaaaaaacaatcattttgGAATACTCTGCAACAGGTATAAGAGATATCTTCTGCAAAAATCATTTTATGATTAAGGTGGTACGGTATTGTCTAAACTATGTGAACcatattaaattagaaaacgGTCAGTCTGATCCATTCAATACAGCATGTTGTTTGATGCTACATGTAGTGATCTGAACTGCCTCTGACCTCATACGACTCCTCATCTCCGGCCACCATGCCCACAGTCTTGATGAAGGGATGCCCGGGGTTGTCCACGCCCGTCTGAATGGCCTGATCCAGTGTGAAGCCATTTGGAGTGGCTTTGTCACACAGCTGGGCATATACAGCAGGCGTCAGATGACTGGCCATGCAGTTGTTGTGTTTTCGTAAATCTGGGTATTCCGCACTGTTTGGAGACAGAGACTGCTGTTTTAGGAAGACACATACAAGGGTGTGTagcccttacagaaaacctgacATGCAAAAAATTACATGATTCACATGGAAAATTTacaaatgtggatttttttttttttttttagaacttcacattttatactttttttcaaATGTAGTACATTTGCTTTGACTGACAATTAGGTGGCATGATAGCGTAGCATGTACTGTTGCTCTCTCAGAGCTCCAGGGTTctcagttcgatcctgagctcgggttactgtctgtaacctcccacctcccaaaaacatgccagtagttcAATTAACCAcctgttcatttttcacatgtaggttATGTGGTTTTATCAAGTGGTTTtctcacatgattaatttttcCACATGGTGATGTCACGTGTTTGCTTTAAAGCACATGCACAATTTCAGAGCAAAACATGGTGCAATGCATCTTCACATGCTTACTCAAACATTACTCACATGTAATCACATGTATAAAGATATATGACAGCCAAGTGTGGACATATTAAAATGGACACATGTAAGCTACAGCTTTACAATGTCAAGCAAACACCAGTAGTGAAAAACACATGCAAGGCAGTATTAAAGGGCACTGTGGGCTTTATGTGCCAAATGGATGCAGATTTTAGATTCCATCACTAATCAGCACATCTACAGCCTATCGCCATTTTGATCGCATGGTGCAGTATGCAAGAATTCAGCCCCACAGAGGCATCTCCACTGTATCACTGGTGTGATGATCATTCCGTACTGCCTAATGAATCAAACAAATAGATTTCTTTCTAACACACCTATCTAGTCAATGCTGCGCAATTACAGTTCATGCATGTGTCAGACAGAGGCCCTGGTTTGCTCGGTAGCCTATAAGCACTGCTGCAGACACAGCATTTCCTGCAGGAACAATGTGCATCCTGTAAATAAGtcatttatttcacactttGAACTATTATCAGTAATGTGTGCACCTTTAACCTGGTTATCCATCTTACTTTAATTGACTATAATTCAGCACTGGCACAAATATGATGCAGATAATCACGTGCACTGTTTATCTTGATATGATGCACGAGATTTATTAGGGTGGAAAGAGGATATAGGTGCATGCATACAGGACTGGTGACACTGGGTACATGGGGTACATCCCAAACTACATACTGCGGTACAAATCAGTGtccaatacaaaaataatacaataatacaaaaagCGCACTGtgcactaataaaaaaaaagtgcagctatATAAAATAGTGCACCAACCTAAATGACACAGTGTTTGCAATTTGACACACAGGGTATTATTGAGGCTTACCTGGCCGGGTACTGTCTCCGGCCCTGCGCTGTGGCACTCACATGCTCTCTGTTC contains:
- the ckmt1 gene encoding creatine kinase, mitochondrial 1, which codes for MASSFARILSSKRSVGLLSLVGAGSLSVGLYLNREHVSATAQGRRQYPASAEYPDLRKHNNCMASHLTPAVYAQLCDKATPNGFTLDQAIQTGVDNPGHPFIKTVGMVAGDEESYEVFADIFDPVITERHNGYDPRTMKHPTDLDSNKIRGGVFDEKYVLSSRVRTGRSIRGLSLPPACTRAERREVERVVVNALAGLQGTLVGKYYSLTEMTEQEQQQLIDDHFLFDKPVSPLLTCAGMARDWPDARGIWHNNEKTFLVWVNEEDHTRVISMEKGGNMKRVFERFCRGLKEVERLIQEKGWEFMWNEHLGYILTCPSNLGTGLRAGVHIKLPRLSKDPRFPKILDNLRLQKRGTGGVDTAAVGSIFDISNLDRLGQSEVQLVQTVIDGVNYLIECEKKLEKGQDIKIPDPIGQKK